A single genomic interval of Asterias amurensis chromosome 1, ASM3211899v1 harbors:
- the LOC139935782 gene encoding uncharacterized protein isoform X1: MPPWNVNMLKLVACCRFHGCTYRQRPPFSRGISVGEIEPFHGQQTRPTENNKNSNNNSGGGNDNDNDTTGTGTGTASATATTKATFIQQNRKAATAKAATAPADGVEVQIRDPWYNEFLNPRIRFSVVFFGNNNITKSKLDLIVFSRLL; encoded by the exons atgccgccatggaatgtgaatatgttgaaattagtggcttgttgcag GTTCCATGGGTGTACTTACCGACAAAGACCCCCGTTCAGCAGAGGTATTTCGGTGGGGGAAATTGAGCCGTTTCACGGGCAGCAAACGAGGCCGACAG AAAACAACaagaacagcaacaacaacagtgGCGGcggcaacgacaacgacaacgataCGACAGGGACAGGGACAGGGACAGCGTCAGCGACAGCGACAACAAAAGCAACATTCATTCAACAGAACCGCAAAGCAGCAACTGCAAAAGCAGCAACAGCACCAGCAGATGGCGTTGAAGTTCAAATCAGAGATCCGTGGTACAATGAATTTTTAAACCCCAGAATACGTTTCTCTGTTGTTTTTTTCGGAAACAATAACATTACTAAATCTAAACTGGATTTGATCGTATTCTCTCGGCTTTTATAA
- the LOC139935782 gene encoding uncharacterized protein isoform X2, giving the protein MKTKTHRRKIYAAMECEYVEISGLLQKTTRTATTTVAAATTTTTIRQGQGQGQRQRQRQQKQHSFNRTAKQQLQKQQQHQQMALKFKSEIRGTMNF; this is encoded by the exons ATGaagaccaaaacccaccgcagaaaaatatatgccgccatggaatgtgaatatgttgaaattagtggcttgttgcag AAAACAACaagaacagcaacaacaacagtgGCGGcggcaacgacaacgacaacgataCGACAGGGACAGGGACAGGGACAGCGTCAGCGACAGCGACAACAAAAGCAACATTCATTCAACAGAACCGCAAAGCAGCAACTGCAAAAGCAGCAACAGCACCAGCAGATGGCGTTGAAGTTCAAATCAGAGATCCGTGGTACAATGAATTTTTAA